The segment CACTTAGTACTCGAAGCCTGTTTGCTATTTTTTTAATTTGCTGTTTATTTTTTATTCAATGGCTTGTAAATACCCTAGTAAACTCATGGTATTGCAGCCCTTGTCGTTATTGCCTAAAGGCTGTACAATTCGCGCCCTTAATTATAGTTCCATCTTTGAGAGGCTACATGACCACACAAAAAGTCAATTTACTTGATTTTGATCGCAAGGCTATGCGTTCATTTTTCGCTGATGAACTGGGTGAAAAAGCATTCCGTGCAGATCAGGTGATGAAGTGGATTTACCATTTTGGTTGTGACGACTTCGACAAGATGACCAATATTAATAAGCAGCTGCGCGAAAAACTGATTCAAAAGTGTGAAATTCGTGCACCGTACGTTTCTGAAGCTCAACACTCCAGTGATGGCACCATCAAGTGGGCTATGAAAGTGGGTGATCAGGACGTAGAAACGGTTTATATCCCAGAAGAAGATCGTGCAACGCTTTGCGTCTCTTCTCAGGTAGGTTGTGCGCTTGAATGTAAATTCTGTTCTACAGCCCAACAAGGTTTTAACCGTAACTTACGCGTATCTGAAATTATCGGTCAGGTATGGCGTGCAGCGCGCGAAATTGGCTTAGAAAAAGAAACAGGCCGTCGTCCTATTACTAACGTTGTAATGATGGGCATGGGTGAGCCACTTCTGAATATGAAGAACTTGATTCCAGCACTAGAAATCATGCTGGATGATCTCGGTTTTGGTCTTTCTAAGCGCCGTGTAACGGTTTCTACTTCTGGCGTAGTATCCGGCTTAGACCAAATGACGGGGC is part of the Vibrio diazotrophicus genome and harbors:
- a CDS encoding bifunctional tRNA (adenosine(37)-C2)-methyltransferase TrmG/ribosomal RNA large subunit methyltransferase RlmN, with the translated sequence MTTQKVNLLDFDRKAMRSFFADELGEKAFRADQVMKWIYHFGCDDFDKMTNINKQLREKLIQKCEIRAPYVSEAQHSSDGTIKWAMKVGDQDVETVYIPEEDRATLCVSSQVGCALECKFCSTAQQGFNRNLRVSEIIGQVWRAAREIGLEKETGRRPITNVVMMGMGEPLLNMKNLIPALEIMLDDLGFGLSKRRVTVSTSGVVSGLDQMTGQIDVALAISLHAPNDKLRSEIMPINDRWDIQDFLASVRRYIASSNANRGKVTVEYVLLDHVNDGTEHAHELAQLMKDTPCKINLIPFNPYPGSPYKKPSNSRIDRFQKTLMQYEHTVTIRKTRGDDIDAACGQLVGDVIDRTKRTKIKQVDEQAIPVKQI